The Meriones unguiculatus strain TT.TT164.6M chromosome 16, Bangor_MerUng_6.1, whole genome shotgun sequence genomic sequence tagcattgggaaggttgagaatcactatCCTAAGCGTACGGCCAATCACACACAGGGCCAAATGCTGCTCATGTTAGGCCAGGCTTCACCTGAGCTCAGAAAATCAGACCCCTGAAGCCGATGAACTGAAATATAAGGAGGGGTGAGTTAAGGAGGCGGGTGGTCTATGCTTGCTTTTgtaaaaattgatttattttatttgcatgagtgtttgcatacatgtatgtacatgtattacATACATGTctggtacctgaggaggccagaagaaggcaatcagattcccttggaactggagttaaagatggccGTGAGCTGCTACACAGGCGCTAGGAACCAAATcttggtcctttgcaagagcagcaaatgctcttaacggCTGCTCTTTGCCTCCCACATGCCAGGCagaggctctaccactgagctgtaggTCAATCTGCCATGTGCATGTTGATGTCAgagacacacatttttttttttttttgagacagagtctttctgtgtatccctggttgtcctgaactacctatgtagaccaggttggcctcaaactcacccaGTGATtattctgcttctgcctccctagtgctgaatTAAACATGTGTGGTTCATTATGTTCAGCCATCTGAATACTATTTCATGTATTGTATTTCATGAAGTGCTTTTTTCTTCTACTCCCCCATGATGCTTTAGATGTGGGCAGCCCATTAGATCCCAAAGATGTAACTCATTTAAAGGATATTTCCCAGGGTTGCCTTGGGCCAGCAAAGCTGCTACTTCAGAGGCCAAAGGTATATAGGCAGAAGCCTGTGTCCGTCCTCACGGGGGTTGTAATCTCAGCCCTTCGGGTGATGCTGGAGCCAGAGAGTTCAGCTTCTCACATCACATATGCTGGACAGGGCtggcccagcccccagcccctgtAACATTTCAGTGAGTCAGGGCTTCCATGATGACAGCCCGAGGGTGGAGCCCATGAATCTGTCACAAAGGGTGAATCAGCCATCCTGTGATGAAATGATCAAAACTGATTCAACACAGCCCAATGCCTCTGCTGAcctgtctgtgtatatgtggggACATTCTGCCCcccaactttaaaaaattaaaaaaatttctaaCAGGACCTCATGTAGCtcaagctgacctcaaattttCTATGTAGCTAtgagtttctatgagtttgaacTTTTCCCTGATCCGCCAACCTCTGCCTGCTGacttctgagattacaggtgcacacTGTCAAACTGGGTATGGGAGGCATTTCCAGGCAGAGCACAaggaagcctgttttttttttttttttgtcttagaggCCTAATTGGCTTTTCAGCCTTGCACACCTACAGAACCCTCCATGGGGGTTTGAGTCTTACCAAGGCCAGGTGAGGGCAGAACAAGCCTTCTGGAACCTGACATCCTGTGTGGGGTTCTAAAGAGGTATGTcttggcctgtgtgtgtgcatgtgtcagtTGTGGTAAGAACAGCAGTAGAAATTTGGGGAAGCGAAAGTCCAATTCACTGATCTGGCATCCTGTCCATGCCTTTGTTGGAGAATGACATCCGGACACTCTCATTCCTGTTTATAACTGAAAACGTTTCCCAATACCCTACACCCAGTGGGTGGGGGGCACACACACCTGGTATCCGGTGCAGGGGGCATCTGACATCCAGTGGGGGGAACACCTGACCCCCAGTGGGGTACACCTTACACAAAGAGGGAGGACATCTTACAACCAGTGAAAAAACATGGCTGTGATTTCTGTCAAAAAGGGAAGGGATTTATTGGCTTAGGTACCAGGGAATCCAGGGATACTGGCTTGAAAACCATCACTCGAAATTGTCagcttccctctttctctctgctctcttctgTTCGGCTCATTCTCAGGCAGCTGATTCCTATGTGGTAAAGATAGAGGAATTGGAATTTCACATCCTGCAGATCATCAGCCTCTGCGTAAGGTTTTGAATAGTCACAGAACAGGTTTTGATGGGCTCACCCTAGTCACGCGCCTATCCCTAAGCCAATCTGTGTGGCCAGGGTCTTAGGACTCTTAATCCTCCTCATGGGAAGATGGGTAGGCCCATCAGCTGAGCCACAGAGGATGGCTACCATGAGAAAGAAGTGCTTTGTGACTCAAAGAAGGGAGAAAATGGTGCCAGACAGGCAGAATTCCTATCCATCGTGCCCATGATACCTTATctaatttgtttttcttgataCTTCCTTGGTGGCTCCTGAACTGATGATCTCTTTGTCCTGACTTAGATGGAGCCCCTCAAACTTCCTAGGTATCATCCTGTGCTTGGCGAAGATCCTTATATCCACTCTTTACCATTCCCCATCATGCCCTGGCCATTCATGTCTTCAGTCAGGCTGTGCTATCTTTCTAAAGGATGGTTTAGGACTAGAGAAATAAATAACATGGTCAGTGAGGTGCTGCCatacaagcaggaggacctgagtttggtcctcagAAGTCACGTAAAAAAGCCAGATATGGTAGCATGCacaattaatcccagcactagggaggaaaaggcagctggatctctgtgactcAATGACCAGACAGCCCAGCTGAATTGTCCCACGtaaagagtgagagaccttgggaAAAAAGGTAACCAAACGGATAGTATTTTAGATGTGTATGGTACCtgaggttggcctgtgggcagcACAGGCATGTGCATACCACATgtatacacacgcacatacatacattgaCATGTACTCACAAAAGGGTTATTTATAAAGTTTGATTCCCATGGATCGCATATCATTGGCTCTTATAGTGAAACAAATGTTTGTTTAGTATAAGAGCCATCAAATAACGTTttcacaaacaaacagacaaacaccaAACAACTCCTTCCCAGTGGAGTTTGGACAGAGATTACTCCCTCCAGAGCCggtttcctttttcttatttatagaaACTCAAGCTGCCATTGACCTGCCTGAAGAAAGGTATGACCTAGTTGAGGGGCAGACCTTGACAGTGAGATGTCCCTTCAACATGAAGTATGCCAGCAGCCGGAGGGCTTGGCAGAGGCTTCAGGCTGGAAAGGAGCCCTTGAATCTGGTGGTCACTGAAAAGTCATCTACACCCAGGGAGTTCCGTGTGGGGAAGTACATACTGAAAGATGACCCTGGGGAGTCCATGCTAATTGTTGAAATGACTGACCTTCAAGTGACAGACTCTGGATTGTATCGCTGTGTGATTTACCATCCTTCGCAGGAGCCTGTTCTGCTCTTCTATCCTGTCCGCCTGGTGGTGGCCAAGGGTGAGTGACCAGGAAGGGTCTGGGGAGAGGGTAGAGAGAGGTGGGCAAGGCATGGATGGAGCTGATGGGGTACACTGTGTATTCAGTTGTTAATTCTGTACTGGCAGAGAGCTAAGTGTTGGTAGGATTCTGGTGTTGACACTTCTGAGGCCCATTACCAGGTTTTCTATTTGCCCTTCCTAACCTGCCTAAGGTAATCTAGAATTGTATCTGATTGGCTTTGATAAAGAGCTAATGCCCAATATCTGTGCAGGAAGTAGAGGGTGGAGCttttggagaaagagagagatgatgaGAGAATGAGACGACGGGAGAAGAAACGAGATGTAGGAGATTTGCCAGGGATACAGAGATGAATGGACAGACCAGAGTAAAGCAGAGTGATGGGACGTAGTGTCAGGATTAGTCAGAATGAGCTTAGAGCAGCCAGGAGACAGCTAGAAGGCCAAagctttaaatattaaaaagcctctgtgtagTTACTTGTATCATTGGTGGGtctgtttttttcaaaatctcgCTTGTCATTCAAGGCTCTTGGCAGGCACTTGGCCTAGTAGTAACTAGGGGATCTTGTATATAGATTCCCCTTGGGATGAGGTGAGCAGTAGACTTGGAACATGATTTAGTTCCATTTCTGAGACCTCTGTTTAGAAGTCATGTCCTTAGGAAGCCTTTCTTTTTCAACTAACCATTTAGCTTGCTTTAATACTTCTTGAGAACACGTTGTGGCCAACATTATAAATATGAAACTATACATTTAGAGCATTTTCGGGCTTAAAAGAAACAGCTGTTCCATCAAAGGTTCAGAAGACCTCATGGTGCCACCTCATTTTCCTCCACACAGGTCACCTTGGTTCAGGCCATGGCCACCTCACCTCCGAAGCAATCTCTGGATGCTTTTCAAAGTCTGCACAATTCTTTATGGCCTTTTTTCTCCCCACGAGCCACCAGTGCTGTCTCTGCCATGGTCACAGTCCAGAGGTGGGAAGGGCCAGGGAGGATGTGCTCAGGTTTATCCTGGTTGCACATTCTCTTCTCCAGGCAAAGTTCTAGTTTCCACAGCCCCGCCTGGACTCTTGCTTAGTGCTGGACATTACTTCCTCCAGAGGGGGTTCTCTCTGGAATCTCAGAGCCTTTTTGGGAAGAAACTCTCTTTGTTTCCTCCATGACCTCCTATATGACCTATGGATCCTTAGGATCTCCGGGGCCATCAGGGCCTCCGCAGATTGGTGGTGGCATTCCTCTGCACTCAGGGTGGTATAACACTCTACATGCTGTTTGTTGGAGGCTTCTTTCAGGCAAGAGAACATTTCAGTTTACTTGCTTGAGAATCTCCCATCAAGCTACTCCATGGCAACCTTGTCAGTTGTCAGATCTCCCTAGGACACAATGGCATCATTTTCAGGTTTGTTTCTGTATCCAGGTAGATGTGGAGTAGGGGTTTCCAAGTTCTCTTGCTCATCTGAACAACCTCTCCTTGCTTAAAGAAATCTTGGAGGTCTTCCAAAGTCACACTGTGGTTTAATCCTTGGACATGAATTGCATTGTTGGCAGGCAGAATCTTCGTCAAGATTTATAGGGAGATCTATAATGGGCCAAGCCTGCCCCTTCAGCCATGGATCCACCAGGCTTATTGAAGCCTCCTACCTCTCTAGCGCCCATTTCACTCTGTTCTCTATGCCTATTTCTGCCTACTTCCTACTTCTGTTAGGATTAAAtattttccctttcccatccactcctATTCCAACTGTCTTCTGGTCCAGGAAATGCTCCAGACCCCTGCCCATAAACGCCTATGCTGCTGGGTGGGCTCTGTGGAATAAGATTTGCCACCCGTAGATGCTGCTTTATTGGTTATATTGACTTGGCTGGCTGTAGGGTCTAATCTGAGTGGGGTAATTAGAGGGAGACTGCCTCCCATACCTGCTTTGCTGACCTTAGCTGCTCTGCAGTCTATACCTGCTTGACTGCCCATACGTGTTCTGCTGAGAGGAACCGTTACGATCATAACCATTTGGCTGAGAAGAGGAATGGCTGGCATGAGGATGACCCCAGCGGGAGGACCAGAAgatcagaaataataataataataataaagactcGGAAAGGGCTCAGGAGGTCTTGCACAACTGTTTTATGCTAAGCAAGTTTATTGAGGAGTGTAACGTCAGTTGGCCacggtggcactcacctttattcccagcacttgaaaggcagaggcaggtggatctctgagttcaagactagcttgggctacaaagtgagttccaggacagccagagctatataataAGATcctaactcaaacaaacaaacaaacaaacaaacaacgaacAAAAAGCTCAGCATCTTCTATGCCGTTTGCAGGGAGTGGAGTAGGCTGGGAAACAGGACAGAATCAGCAGAAAGTTTTCATACAGTGGGGCAAAGTCAGCGGGATCCAATCGAGCAATACTGCACAAAGGGAGCACAGGAAAGCTCAAGGGCGCAATAGACCCATTGCTCATCAGCCACGGGACCGATAGCTCTAGTCTTTCCAGCCAGGATCCAGGTTCTCAGGAACTGAAACCTTAAGTCCTTTGAGACCCTGGCCCTTGCCTCAGATCAAACCTTGCCATGTTTGCTTTTGGGCAAGAGCACAGAACTTCTGTTCCCTGTGTCTTTTCATCGGGGCCTGTAAGAAAATCTTGGATTCAGTCTGATTCCCGACAGAACAGTGTGGGTCTGCGCTGACTGGCTGCCTCGGGTGGCTTCCCCGGGATACCGCCTTCGCACTGTCCACATCCTTGGGCTGGCTCTAACCTCCTGTGCTACACTGGAGTTGACCAATCTCAGCAGACTCTTTGCTACCCTGTGGTCTCCCAGGCACGGTGGCTGCTATCTGCTGACATAGGCTGGGTAAGCAGGCTGAGTGCTGTGTGCCAGCTGAGCTGCATAGAAGGTCTTAGTGGTGGTGACAGTGGTAGGAGTAGTGTCATAAGCACCGTGTCATACCCCTGGACAGGCTAGCTATATTCCTGGAAGGCAGCTGGAGGCTGTCCAAAAGAAGTTGCATATGCAGTCTGCACATAGGGCGGTCTAAGGCCTGGGTATAGCTGACATAAACAGGGTGTCCACAGGGTCCATATATTGGTGGCCTGTGTGACTGGCTGGTGTCTGCATGTCCCTGAACTGACTGGGCTGTGAACACTATATTCCTGCTGGCTTGCAAGTCGGCTGTAATCCATGGATGCTGTGATCTCTTCTTAGGAAGCTCTTGAGGTCTACTCTCCTCATCCCAAGAAGCCGTTGGTGGCCCTCCCACGGGATTCTAAACCGTGTAACTCAGGCTGAGGGCACAAACCACCTGAAGACCTTATTTCAAATGCAGACCCTGGCTCGGTAGACCTGAGTGACATTTGCTTAGGAAGAACAAGTCTCTAGGCTCACTCCCATAGGGACCCATGTACCTACAAGCCCCGCCTATGAATTTCTGAATTCCCCAAGGAGGAGCAGGTGCCTTGGGGGCTCTCCATCCCCAGCGAGTAATAGTGGATGCACCAAGGATGGCAGAGAAGGAGGGAACAGGCCTCCCTCCCTAGAACCAGGAGAGTCTGTGCCAAGCCTAAGACGGGGCTCAGATGCAGCCAGTAAAGGACAATTTCAGAGTCACGTGACTTACACAGGCTGAGAGAATGGTGTAAGGGAGAGGATGGGGCAGAGGGAGAGGTGAATGCAGCAGGCAAGAGCATTCCCATAACTCAAACATCCTGAGAAGTCTTTTCTGAAGCctcttcccacccttcctccttttctccttccattcctttTTACTGATTTGGGCTGACTTTACACTATTTCTTTGAAGtttagcaacaaaacaaaaccttgcttCTTGAATGGTTCCATTTTTCTTCCCCTActcatccgtccatccatccatccatccatccatccatccatccatccatccatcaatcacCTATCAACCCTCTTCTTGCAGCTTCTTCAGATGCATCCACTCCTGACATCACTCCTACTTCAAGGCCGACTAAGGTTTCCATCCTCACTACCACAAAAGGCCTGCCCAAAGACCCAACTGTGACCCgatctctccccaagtccactgctgcTGTCACTTCTCCTAACCCTGGAGTCACCTTCACAAATGTACCAAGAGTTAACAGGTACGTTTCCTGGGCTCCCGGTTTGGACACCCCTTGTTTATTATCCTTGTGCTGAGAAGGTATGAGGAGGGGGATGGGCGTGGAGTAGGAGCAGACTTGAGTCACCTCAGTCCGTGCAGAAATGtccagggagggaggaagtggcagaggtaggcagatctcggtgagttcaaggGAAGCCtgcactacatagtgagttcgaggacagccagagctgcgtaaagaaaccctgactaaaacaaacaaacaaacaaacaaacaaacaaacaatcatcCTTCAACAACCCTACATGCTCCTCAGAATCATAATGTTAATAAACAGACACTTTTTATGTCAGAAAAAACATAAAGCTCAGTCATTTGCCTGTTTTTAGCCGTTGATActgctttcatttaaaaatatttctgatgctgttatttttgtttttcaagacaggatttttctgtgtaaccttggctgtcctgcaactcactctgtagaccaggctggcctcaagctcagagacccacctgcctctccaggctgatttttaaaatcttttatattAACAAAATTTCCCTGAAAGAATTAGAGCATTTATGCCACTTTGCATGCTACCGTATATacaaactgtcttctaaatatcAGGAttttgggggctgaagagatggctcactggttaagagcactagctgcttctCTAGAgaatctgggtttgatccccggGACCCACACGGTGTCTGACAATCATCTGtatctccagtcccaggggatgcGCTGCCCTCTCTGGCTTCCGTGGGCACTGCACCTACATGGTGTATAAACACAGCCCAGGCAAACACTCGTAGACATAAATAAGATCATTTTAAACTATTTTGCAGACGAGCCACAGTGCAGAAGCGAGGCAGTGTTGCCACAGGGTGGCCGTCTGGGCTTCGTGTGCTAAGACATTCCTCCTAGGGCTGAGCATATGGCTCGGAGCGTGGGCTAAGATGCCACACGGTTCCGGCTCCATCTTCAGCACCGAGAAAAGGATCTTCTTAGTGAAATAGATGTGAAGTGCTCATGACACTCATTTCTATGTGAGGGCGGACCCTTGCTCCCAGCTTGAAGGCTGACTCCCCACCCCGCCTTTGCATTGTTTCGAGTGTCTGGCATGAAGTGTAGGAGTACAGGTCCTCGTTTAGCCTTCGTGGACTAAATAAAATCTAGTGAGAGTCAGCaagaaatgttaatttttaattaggtgtgtgtgagtgcacgtgCATAGACTTGCAAGAGGTATTTTGGATCCCTTGGGGTTAGAGTTACAGGAAGCTGTGAGTCCATTGTGGGTGCCGGGAATACAACCTGGGCTCTCTGGAATAACGGCATATGCTCTTAAGCATGGAGCTATCTCCCCAGGAGTTAGTTTTGCTTCGTTGCCTCTGTTTTCAAGGCACAGGATGCATGTACTCTGCTCACACAGTGACCACTGCTATACCTTTTCCGCCTGCTCACACTACACAGTGTGACTGTAGCGTGGGATCATTCGCCAACACTGGTTACTTTGTTGGTTGGAGTCCAGGCAGGACAATAGCAGCCACCCCAGCTGTCCACAAGAGAAGTGTTTGAATTCAATAAGTTGTCTTCCCAGGTGACGGAAGAACAGAGACCCTGCCCTGTTGATGGGCGGGCATTGCAGGGAGCCCTTTCTTCCTGTGGTGGGGTTACTTCCTTGTCGGTAGGGCACTGGAAAGTAAACCTTGTGAAAACATTCTAGGAAGTCATCCCTGGCAGAATCATAGGGAAGTGAgactgggaagggaaggaagtcaAGAAAGGGTCATAAACAGGGCCAGTCTCTCAGGTGTGGCATAGGCTGGCTCCTGCCAGGGAGTCTGGGTAACACCTGAAACGGCTTCTATCAGAGGCAGAAGGCCTGGAGTATATATATTCCTACATCCACTCATCTATAAGGGAAGCCCTAAGCAATGCATGGGTACACGATTCCCACCACCTCAAGG encodes the following:
- the LOC110548746 gene encoding triggering receptor expressed on myeloid cells 1, translating into MRKPGLWGLLWIFFVSETQAAIDLPEERYDLVEGQTLTVRCPFNMKYASSRRAWQRLQAGKEPLNLVVTEKSSTPREFRVGKYILKDDPGESMLIVEMTDLQVTDSGLYRCVIYHPSQEPVLLFYPVRLVVAKASSDASTPDITPTSRPTKVSILTTTKGLPKDPTVTRSLPKSTAAVTSPNPGVTFTNVPRVNRASITSIVVLVVCGLFSKTLIFTVLFAVTQRSYG